The Oscillatoria sp. FACHB-1407 genome window below encodes:
- a CDS encoding CHAT domain-containing protein, translating into MKRIRFGRSVKFTLLTAIATLFCIFTPPVLGAIQPPQNPPTFGTPLLKGGRGDQSPPILGDLGGSRASTLDQQARSLYTNGRYSEAAIAFQEAAQAYQAQGDSIRQGLAFGNLALTYQQLGAWAEANAAIAQSVELLRDQGAELAQVLDIQGTLQLAQGQATQALDSWERATAIYTQLGDSERAIASQVNQAQALQALGLYRRAITTLITALDLENELLNPDRTETDIPPLETVSATTTHAAALRSLGEALRVTGNLQQARAVLERGLAIAQELNDREAIAATQFALANVIYGQALSDLSLREVILTPAEAADLIRQRATGRLIRGIEYALAFETQLQRAITLYEQSADTSAIATTRVQSRLNQLNLLIVGEQWSEAIALIAPLTQQTQALPVSRTAIYAQINLAENVMKLHDQRVGNANLNSYVAYAKQILTRALQQAEALQDQRSRSYALGVLGSVYEQTEEWEQAKSLTRQALLQAQEIEASDISYRWQWQLGRLLKTQGQTDAAIAAYKEAVNTLKLIRSDLIAITPEEQFSFRETIEPIHRELVALLLESDQGNPSSENLTTARDVIESLQLAELDNFFREACLTAQPELVDELVDNETAVLYPILLPDRLAVVVKLPGQDLTYYATPLDARATPENIASTVNQVQRFIRQTGFNESRYLPLMQQLYDWLICPIAPQLQSSGTKTLVFVLDGALRNVPMSVLHDGNQYLIEQYAIALTPGLQLLESRPLFQERLRALVAGLSEARAGFEPLTGVDSELQQIGSQIQDSRVLLNQEFTNNNFETALNAVPFPVVHLATHGKFSSRLQETYILTYDDRLDINQLRTLLQATEIREGGALELLVLSACETAAGDDRATLGLAGMAVRSGARSTVATLWQVGDKSTSLMMSQFYQQLAQPNISKAVALQEAQLALLKSDEFNNPFYWAPYVLIGNWQ; encoded by the coding sequence ATGAAGCGAATTCGATTTGGGCGATCGGTCAAATTCACACTGTTAACCGCGATCGCCACCTTATTTTGCATCTTCACACCTCCCGTTTTGGGGGCAATTCAGCCTCCTCAAAATCCCCCCACCTTCGGCACCCCCCTTTTGAAGGGGGGCAGGGGGGATCAAAGCCCCCCAATATTGGGGGATTTAGGGGGCAGCAGAGCATCCACCCTCGACCAACAAGCCCGATCGCTCTACACCAACGGACGCTATAGCGAAGCCGCGATCGCCTTCCAGGAAGCGGCTCAAGCATATCAGGCGCAGGGAGATTCCATCCGGCAGGGGTTAGCATTTGGAAATCTGGCACTGACCTACCAGCAGTTGGGTGCTTGGGCTGAGGCAAATGCAGCGATCGCTCAGAGTGTGGAACTGTTGCGAGATCAGGGTGCTGAATTGGCACAGGTGTTGGATATACAGGGCACGTTGCAACTGGCGCAGGGACAGGCAACCCAGGCACTCGACAGTTGGGAACGGGCAACTGCGATTTACACTCAGTTAGGTGATTCGGAGCGGGCGATCGCCAGTCAGGTGAACCAGGCGCAGGCGTTGCAAGCATTGGGTTTATATCGACGGGCAATCACGACTCTAATTACCGCATTAGATTTAGAAAATGAACTGCTGAATCCTGATAGGACGGAGACAGACATTCCTCCGCTAGAAACGGTGTCTGCGACTACCACTCATGCTGCTGCACTCCGCAGTTTAGGAGAGGCATTGCGAGTAACAGGCAACTTGCAGCAAGCCAGAGCGGTATTAGAAAGAGGACTGGCGATCGCACAGGAATTAAACGACCGAGAAGCGATCGCTGCGACCCAGTTTGCTTTGGCGAATGTGATCTACGGTCAGGCATTGTCGGATCTGAGTTTAAGAGAAGTAATTCTCACTCCTGCTGAAGCCGCAGATTTAATCCGGCAGAGGGCAACTGGGCGTTTAATTCGGGGTATTGAGTACGCCTTGGCATTTGAAACTCAACTGCAACGAGCGATCACCCTGTATGAACAATCTGCCGACACAAGCGCAATTGCCACAACTCGCGTTCAGAGCCGCCTGAATCAACTCAACCTGCTGATTGTAGGAGAGCAGTGGTCAGAGGCGATCGCGTTGATTGCGCCACTGACCCAGCAAACACAAGCCTTACCCGTCAGTCGTACTGCTATCTATGCCCAGATCAATCTGGCAGAGAATGTGATGAAGTTACATGATCAACGGGTAGGGAATGCCAACTTAAACTCCTACGTAGCGTATGCGAAACAGATTTTGACTCGTGCCCTTCAACAGGCAGAGGCATTGCAGGATCAGCGATCGCGCTCCTATGCGTTGGGTGTTCTGGGCAGTGTGTACGAGCAAACGGAGGAATGGGAGCAAGCTAAATCCCTCACTCGTCAGGCGTTGTTACAGGCACAAGAAATCGAAGCGTCTGACATCTCCTATCGCTGGCAATGGCAGTTAGGACGACTCCTCAAAACGCAGGGACAGACTGATGCCGCGATCGCCGCTTATAAAGAAGCAGTGAACACATTAAAGTTAATCCGTAGTGATTTAATTGCCATTACCCCAGAAGAACAATTCTCTTTCCGAGAGACGATTGAACCGATTCACCGAGAACTCGTTGCGTTGTTGTTAGAGTCTGATCAGGGAAATCCCAGTAGTGAAAATTTGACAACGGCACGAGATGTGATTGAGTCGTTACAGTTAGCGGAATTAGACAACTTTTTTAGAGAAGCCTGTCTCACCGCGCAGCCCGAATTAGTCGATGAACTGGTGGATAACGAGACGGCAGTGTTATATCCCATCCTGTTGCCCGATCGCCTTGCTGTTGTCGTGAAATTGCCGGGGCAAGACCTCACCTATTACGCCACTCCACTGGATGCTAGGGCAACCCCTGAGAATATTGCCTCCACTGTAAATCAAGTACAACGATTCATTCGGCAAACTGGTTTTAATGAATCGAGGTATTTGCCACTAATGCAACAACTCTACGATTGGCTGATTTGCCCGATTGCCCCCCAACTTCAATCTAGCGGTACAAAAACGTTGGTGTTTGTATTGGATGGTGCCTTACGAAACGTGCCGATGTCGGTGTTGCACGATGGCAACCAGTATTTGATTGAACAGTATGCGATCGCTCTGACACCGGGGTTACAACTGCTGGAATCCCGCCCCCTCTTTCAAGAAAGATTGCGGGCACTGGTCGCAGGACTCAGCGAAGCACGAGCAGGTTTTGAACCGTTGACAGGCGTGGACTCGGAGCTTCAGCAAATTGGCTCACAAATTCAAGATAGCCGTGTGTTGTTGAACCAGGAGTTTACTAACAACAACTTTGAAACGGCTCTGAATGCGGTTCCCTTTCCAGTGGTGCATCTCGCCACTCACGGCAAATTTAGCTCTCGCTTACAGGAAACCTATATCCTCACCTATGACGACCGTCTGGACATCAACCAACTCCGTACCTTGTTGCAAGCCACTGAGATTCGTGAGGGAGGGGCATTGGAGTTGTTAGTATTGAGTGCCTGTGAAACTGCCGCAGGGGACGATCGCGCCACATTGGGATTAGCAGGAATGGCAGTGCGATCGGGTGCCCGAAGTACGGTAGCAACGCTATGGCAGGTCGGCGATAAATCAACGTCACTGATGATGAGTCAGTTTTATCAACAACTGGCGCAACCCAATATCAGTAAAGCCGTTGCACTGCAAGAGGCACAACTGGCTCTGCTAAAGAGTGATGAGTTTAATAATCCGTTCTACTGGGCACCGTATGTGCTGATTGGGAACTGGCAGTAA